A single region of the Azospirillum brasilense genome encodes:
- a CDS encoding nuclear transport factor 2 family protein — protein sequence MMLLERYIAGWRAQDANAILATLTPDCVVIESFGPVYRGHAWVEQWVSTWLAENGCVLDWTIHDLQSLGDLEIVEWTFHYTLRGEERTFDGATIAKLRDGKISYLREYATTDPLYDWRGEWKSI from the coding sequence ATGATGTTATTAGAGCGGTACATCGCTGGCTGGCGCGCGCAGGACGCGAATGCGATCCTCGCAACGCTCACTCCGGACTGCGTCGTCATCGAGAGTTTTGGACCAGTCTACCGCGGTCACGCTTGGGTGGAACAATGGGTTTCGACGTGGCTCGCCGAGAACGGCTGCGTCCTCGACTGGACAATCCACGATTTGCAGTCGCTGGGCGACTTGGAAATTGTCGAATGGACATTCCACTACACTTTGCGCGGCGAAGAGAGAACCTTTGATGGAGCAACCATTGCAAAGTTGCGTGATGGTAAGATCTCGTATTTGCGCGAATATGCCACAACAGACCCGCTGTATGATTGGCGAGGTGAGTGGAAGTCAATCTAG
- a CDS encoding ABC transporter ATP-binding protein produces MLHNAIDAMPVGASPLIRIRDAVLEFKIGKAWGAKRDLRVLDDISLDVKEGEIIALLGESGSGKTTLGKAMLGLHPLTSGSIKAEPPKAAAPRRQDAHDLQMVFQDPLSSFNPRFTVGSSIALPLRLHRKLSEETIVERVAELLSRVGLNAGFAQRHPHEMSGGQLQRAAIARALALSPRLIVADEAVSKLDVSVRAQILNLIKSLNRSEKIAFVFITHDLGVAQFLADRVAVMYFGRIVELGPVDQVMDSPRHPYTTMLMNARKGQAPVADEAKRSAKGCNFANRCPRALGKCHEVRPEVTVFGDDHEFRCFNPV; encoded by the coding sequence ATGCTGCATAACGCGATCGACGCGATGCCGGTGGGCGCCTCTCCGCTCATCCGCATTCGCGACGCCGTTCTCGAATTCAAGATCGGCAAGGCCTGGGGCGCCAAGCGCGACCTCCGCGTCCTCGACGACATTTCGCTCGACGTGAAGGAAGGGGAAATCATCGCGCTTCTCGGGGAATCCGGCTCGGGCAAGACCACGCTCGGCAAGGCGATGCTCGGTCTCCACCCGCTGACCTCCGGGAGCATCAAGGCCGAACCCCCGAAGGCCGCAGCGCCGCGCCGTCAGGACGCGCACGATCTGCAGATGGTGTTCCAGGATCCCCTGTCCTCGTTCAACCCGCGCTTCACCGTCGGGTCCTCGATCGCGCTGCCGCTGCGCTTGCATCGGAAGCTGTCCGAGGAAACCATCGTCGAACGGGTCGCCGAGCTGCTGAGCCGGGTTGGTCTCAACGCGGGCTTCGCTCAGCGCCACCCGCACGAGATGTCCGGTGGCCAGTTGCAGCGCGCCGCCATCGCGCGCGCCCTGGCCTTGTCGCCGCGCCTGATCGTCGCCGACGAGGCGGTGTCGAAGCTCGACGTCTCCGTGCGCGCCCAGATCCTCAATCTGATCAAGTCGCTGAACCGTTCGGAAAAGATCGCGTTCGTCTTCATCACGCACGATCTCGGCGTCGCGCAGTTTCTCGCCGACCGCGTCGCGGTGATGTATTTCGGCCGGATCGTCGAACTCGGCCCCGTCGATCAGGTCATGGACAGCCCGCGCCATCCGTACACGACGATGCTGATGAACGCGCGCAAGGGACAGGCCCCGGTGGCGGACGAGGCCAAGCGGAGCGCGAAGGGCTGCAATTTCGCGAACCGCTGCCCGCGCGCGCTCGGCAAATGCCACGAGGTCCGGCCCGAGGTCACCGTGTTCGGCGACGATCACGAATTCCGGTGCTTCAATCCGGTCTAG
- a CDS encoding ABC transporter ATP-binding protein has translation MPTPLLRVRDLRTSFGSGDRRSEVVKGVSFDLNKGEVLGLIGESGSGKTVTGLSVLQLLPDNAHVEAAELTYNGRSLAEVGAKDMQRLRGADLAMIFQDPVGSFNPAKTIGWHIVKALGRHSAGPSGDLRPGDLKEVAADLLKQVNIREPERTMASYPHQLSGGMLQRVLIAMVFGLNPKLVIADEPTTNLDNLVERQILELIRSQQRQHDTGVLFVTHDLTVARHLCDRVAVMYSGRIVEIGPTERILERPAHPYTAGLLATARSLEKRDAALYEIKGEPGATSWAKRCAFSARCPQVTDRCTAAEPTERTVEAGHSVRCFNHAA, from the coding sequence ATGCCGACTCCCCTTCTGCGCGTGCGTGACCTGAGAACCTCCTTCGGCTCGGGCGATCGGAGATCCGAGGTCGTCAAAGGCGTCTCCTTCGATCTGAACAAGGGCGAGGTGTTGGGCCTCATCGGCGAGTCCGGATCGGGGAAGACGGTGACGGGACTGAGCGTTCTCCAGCTCCTGCCCGACAACGCCCATGTGGAGGCGGCGGAACTGACCTACAACGGCCGGTCGCTGGCCGAGGTCGGCGCCAAGGACATGCAACGCCTTCGCGGCGCCGATCTGGCGATGATCTTCCAGGACCCCGTGGGCTCGTTCAACCCCGCGAAGACCATCGGCTGGCACATCGTGAAGGCACTGGGCCGCCATTCCGCCGGGCCATCCGGGGACCTGAGGCCCGGGGACCTGAAGGAGGTGGCCGCCGACCTTCTGAAGCAGGTCAACATCCGGGAGCCGGAACGCACCATGGCGTCCTATCCGCACCAGCTGTCCGGCGGGATGCTGCAGCGCGTGCTGATCGCGATGGTGTTCGGACTGAACCCGAAACTGGTGATCGCCGACGAGCCCACGACCAATCTCGACAATCTCGTGGAACGCCAGATCCTGGAACTCATCCGGAGCCAGCAGCGGCAACACGACACGGGCGTCCTGTTCGTCACGCACGACCTGACCGTCGCGCGGCATCTGTGCGACCGGGTTGCGGTCATGTACAGCGGCCGCATCGTCGAGATCGGCCCGACGGAGCGGATCCTCGAACGGCCGGCGCATCCCTACACGGCGGGCCTGCTGGCGACCGCGCGCTCCCTGGAGAAGCGCGACGCGGCGCTCTATGAGATCAAGGGCGAGCCGGGCGCCACGAGTTGGGCGAAGCGCTGCGCCTTTTCGGCGCGCTGCCCCCAGGTGACCGACCGTTGCACGGCCGCGGAGCCGACCGAGCGCACGGTGGAGGCTGGCCACAGCGTAAGGTGTTTCAATCATGCTGCATAA
- a CDS encoding ABC transporter permease — translation MIPVLKRLAANKTALTGAIISVLVAFAVIFGPMISPYDGDAMDVMAMLAPPSLAHPFGTDTMGRDVLTRVLYGARLSLLISISGVGIAAVLGSMIGLFIAYRPGFVSNVLMKASDLLFSFPSFVLALFLMVVLGYGVFNVALAIALIYLPIFVRLARNLAQLIVQEPWVQAAKLFGQPTHSILLRELLPNALSPLLVQATIGVAFGIVIEAGVSFLGLGVQPPAPSLGLVMSDGREYFNTAPWVLTMTGLAISIALLGLNLLGDGLRDLTDPKLKERLS, via the coding sequence ATGATCCCTGTGCTGAAGCGGCTTGCCGCAAACAAGACTGCATTGACCGGGGCAATCATTTCGGTTCTGGTCGCCTTCGCCGTCATCTTCGGGCCGATGATCTCCCCCTATGACGGGGACGCCATGGACGTCATGGCCATGCTGGCGCCGCCGAGCCTCGCCCATCCGTTCGGCACCGACACGATGGGACGGGACGTCCTGACGCGGGTCCTTTATGGAGCCAGGCTGTCCCTTCTGATTTCCATCTCGGGCGTCGGCATCGCCGCCGTTCTGGGGTCGATGATCGGCCTGTTCATCGCCTACCGGCCGGGGTTCGTCAGCAACGTGCTGATGAAGGCGTCCGACCTGCTGTTCTCGTTCCCCAGCTTCGTCCTGGCGCTGTTCCTGATGGTGGTCCTGGGCTATGGCGTCTTCAACGTCGCGCTTGCGATCGCGTTGATCTACCTGCCGATCTTCGTGAGGCTCGCGCGCAATCTGGCGCAGCTCATCGTGCAGGAGCCGTGGGTGCAGGCGGCGAAGCTGTTCGGCCAGCCCACCCATTCGATCCTGCTGCGGGAACTGTTGCCCAACGCCCTGTCGCCGCTCCTGGTGCAGGCGACGATCGGCGTCGCCTTCGGCATCGTCATCGAAGCGGGTGTCAGCTTTCTCGGCCTGGGCGTCCAGCCGCCGGCCCCGTCCCTCGGGCTCGTGATGTCGGATGGGCGCGAATACTTCAACACCGCCCCCTGGGTGCTCACCATGACGGGCCTGGCCATTTCCATCGCCCTTCTCGGCCTGAATCTCCTGGGCGACGGCCTGAGGGACCTGACCGATCCGAAACTGAAGGAGCGCCTGTCGTGA
- a CDS encoding FAD-dependent oxidoreductase → MAQTTVAGTRTRQQELPQDEPLYDSVIIGGGINGTAAAVELSRAGYSVLLCEKGDFAGGASGRSSRMLHCGLRYFETPSPVRDFAMHPRRFVSALSMARAAMEARADLAQDHRVATRPITLCFPIWPDSPVQRWHLSAGLRLLQALHTKGPSLDARILGAAEARSHPITQDLRDLDRLQAMAAFREYLFVHPERLCLDAALDAEAHGATMELFTTARIADRQPDGTWRVALDTPRSQRHVRARTVINMAGTWMESAGTIPGRLVRGTKGAHIVVRLPERYRDHGIATMHRGGHPFYCLPLGDEFFYFGPTETPFEGDATDVAADQEDIDFLLAEANHLLPGLGLTRADVHQTWAGVRPLTWDPQRPMGARERILHDLEGRGMPNVFAMTAGPVMSHRSAGREILDKVRGRLGSRKPVNAQSPAKPSAFGADPILPGRGGVPRQALLDAVTREHARDLYGVLVQRTGLVWQGLLSREDAAAVADVIAGPLGWSEDDKAREVDAFLALQARRFAPPTPTPTASPSRP, encoded by the coding sequence ATGGCACAGACCACAGTGGCCGGCACACGGACCAGGCAGCAGGAACTGCCACAGGATGAGCCACTGTACGACTCCGTGATCATCGGCGGCGGCATCAACGGCACAGCGGCGGCTGTGGAACTGAGCCGAGCGGGATACTCCGTGCTGCTGTGCGAGAAGGGCGACTTTGCCGGCGGTGCGAGCGGGCGGTCCTCCCGGATGCTGCACTGCGGCCTGCGCTACTTCGAAACGCCCAGCCCGGTGCGCGATTTCGCCATGCATCCACGGCGCTTCGTCTCGGCGCTGTCCATGGCCCGGGCGGCCATGGAAGCCCGGGCGGATCTGGCGCAGGACCACCGGGTCGCGACACGGCCGATCACCCTGTGCTTTCCCATCTGGCCGGACAGCCCCGTCCAGCGCTGGCACCTCTCGGCGGGCTTGCGGCTCCTGCAGGCGCTGCACACCAAGGGTCCGTCCCTCGATGCCCGCATCCTCGGCGCGGCCGAGGCGCGCAGCCATCCCATCACGCAGGACCTGCGCGATCTCGACCGCTTGCAGGCCATGGCGGCCTTCCGCGAATACCTGTTCGTCCATCCGGAACGCCTGTGCCTCGACGCGGCCCTGGATGCGGAGGCCCACGGCGCGACGATGGAGCTTTTCACAACGGCGCGGATCGCTGACCGGCAGCCGGACGGCACGTGGCGGGTCGCGCTGGACACGCCGCGGAGCCAGCGCCATGTCCGGGCGCGCACCGTGATCAACATGGCGGGCACCTGGATGGAGTCGGCGGGCACCATTCCCGGTCGGCTGGTGCGGGGGACCAAGGGCGCCCACATCGTCGTCCGCCTGCCGGAGCGCTACCGCGACCACGGCATCGCGACCATGCATCGCGGCGGCCATCCCTTCTACTGCCTGCCGCTCGGCGACGAGTTCTTCTACTTCGGGCCGACCGAAACCCCCTTCGAAGGCGATGCGACCGACGTGGCGGCCGATCAGGAGGACATCGACTTCCTGCTGGCCGAAGCCAACCATCTGCTGCCGGGCCTGGGATTGACGCGCGCCGACGTGCACCAGACCTGGGCGGGTGTGCGGCCGCTGACATGGGACCCGCAGCGCCCGATGGGCGCCCGCGAGCGCATCCTTCACGACCTGGAAGGCCGCGGCATGCCGAACGTCTTCGCCATGACCGCCGGCCCAGTCATGAGCCACCGCAGCGCCGGCCGCGAGATCCTGGACAAGGTTCGCGGGCGGCTCGGCAGCCGCAAGCCGGTGAACGCGCAGTCCCCGGCCAAGCCCTCGGCGTTCGGCGCGGACCCCATCCTGCCCGGCCGCGGCGGTGTGCCGAGGCAGGCGCTTCTGGATGCCGTGACGCGTGAACACGCCCGCGACCTCTACGGCGTGCTCGTGCAACGGACAGGCCTGGTCTGGCAGGGTCTGCTCAGCCGCGAGGATGCGGCTGCGGTGGCCGATGTGATCGCCGGTCCGCTCGGCTGGTCGGAAGATGACAAAGCGCGGGAGGTCGATGCTTTCCTAGCGCTCCAGGCGCGGCGCTTCGCTCCCCCCACACCGACACCGACGGCATCGCCAAGCCGGCCATAG
- a CDS encoding FAD-dependent oxidoreductase produces the protein MLDQAITTTHDPLLESLTIKKTVFRNRIMSTSHACGLEEDGMPKEAYRAYHVEKARGGIALSMFGGSSNVDRDSPNIFRQLNAGSDGIIPHLQRFSEAMHAEGAALMCQITHLGRRADPYAQDWLPAIGPSALRETLHRAIPREMDDYDIERVVKAYAAAARRCWEGGLDGIETLAAGHMIGQFLSPKTNQRTDRFGGSLENRIRFGLMVHEAIRKAVGDDFLVGMRFVVDEGIDGALKADDCIAAAEILKREGAVDFFNAIYGSMDTARALTEENMPGMGTRLAPWVSAVGAFRREIGLPVFHAARISDIATARYAVSEGMVDMAGMTRAQIADPYLVTKLARGEEHLIRPCVGATHCQSPYRPRCLHNAATGRELALPHVVRPTTGPRRRAVVVGAGPAGLEAARVLAERGHDVSVHEAGAEAGGQVRIAAEGKWRRDIIGLVDWRVAELERLGVTVSYNAYMEAADVLALAPDLVIVATGGLPQTEFGEGADLVVPSWDIIGRQVPPAAEVLIFDGTGRHPAPLAAERAHTAGSNIHYFSIDGFLAQELTYAERTRWKQEFIRMGITPHLEHRLVKVTRAGNRFAATVLDELTHDLREIQVDQVIVEMGTVPMDDLFEGLRSHAGNRGVTDIPALLANKPQPMRNEGFELHRIGDAAGSRNVHAAVLDALRLAHVC, from the coding sequence ATGCTCGACCAGGCCATCACGACGACGCACGACCCTCTGCTCGAATCGCTGACCATCAAGAAGACGGTCTTCCGCAACCGCATCATGAGCACCAGCCACGCCTGCGGCCTGGAAGAGGACGGGATGCCCAAGGAGGCCTACCGCGCCTACCATGTGGAAAAGGCCCGCGGCGGCATCGCGCTGTCCATGTTCGGCGGGTCGTCCAACGTCGACCGCGACAGCCCCAACATCTTCCGCCAACTCAATGCCGGTTCCGACGGGATCATCCCCCACCTGCAGCGCTTCTCCGAGGCCATGCACGCCGAGGGGGCGGCGCTCATGTGCCAGATCACCCACCTCGGGCGGCGGGCCGACCCCTACGCCCAGGACTGGCTGCCGGCCATCGGACCGTCCGCCCTGCGCGAGACCCTGCACCGCGCCATCCCGCGCGAAATGGACGATTACGACATCGAACGCGTGGTGAAAGCCTACGCCGCCGCCGCCCGCCGCTGTTGGGAGGGCGGCCTCGACGGAATCGAAACGCTCGCGGCTGGTCACATGATCGGCCAGTTCCTCTCGCCCAAGACCAACCAACGCACCGACCGCTTCGGCGGCAGCCTGGAAAACCGCATCCGCTTCGGTCTCATGGTCCATGAAGCGATCCGCAAGGCGGTCGGCGACGACTTCCTGGTCGGCATGCGTTTCGTCGTCGACGAAGGCATAGACGGCGCCCTGAAGGCGGACGACTGCATCGCCGCCGCCGAGATCCTCAAGCGGGAAGGGGCGGTCGATTTCTTCAACGCCATCTATGGTTCGATGGACACGGCGCGGGCCCTGACCGAGGAGAACATGCCCGGCATGGGCACGCGCCTTGCTCCCTGGGTGAGCGCCGTCGGCGCCTTCCGGCGTGAGATCGGGCTTCCGGTGTTCCATGCCGCCCGGATTTCCGACATCGCCACCGCCCGCTACGCCGTCAGCGAGGGGATGGTGGACATGGCCGGAATGACGCGCGCGCAGATCGCCGACCCCTATCTGGTTACGAAGCTGGCGCGCGGCGAGGAGCATCTGATCCGGCCCTGCGTCGGGGCGACGCACTGCCAATCGCCCTACCGCCCCCGCTGCCTGCACAACGCTGCGACCGGACGCGAGCTTGCCCTGCCGCACGTCGTCCGCCCCACCACCGGTCCACGCCGGCGCGCGGTCGTCGTCGGCGCCGGCCCGGCGGGGCTGGAGGCGGCGCGCGTGCTGGCGGAGCGTGGCCACGACGTGTCGGTACACGAGGCCGGTGCCGAGGCGGGCGGACAGGTGCGCATCGCGGCCGAAGGGAAGTGGCGCCGCGACATCATCGGGCTGGTCGACTGGCGGGTGGCGGAACTGGAGCGGCTGGGCGTGACCGTGTCCTACAATGCCTACATGGAAGCCGCCGACGTGCTCGCGCTCGCGCCGGATCTCGTCATCGTGGCGACGGGCGGACTGCCGCAGACGGAATTCGGCGAAGGGGCGGATCTGGTGGTCCCCTCCTGGGACATCATCGGGCGCCAGGTTCCGCCGGCGGCGGAAGTCCTGATCTTCGACGGCACCGGCCGCCATCCGGCGCCGCTTGCCGCCGAACGGGCGCATACGGCCGGGTCGAATATCCATTACTTCAGCATCGACGGGTTCCTGGCGCAGGAACTCACCTATGCCGAGCGGACCCGGTGGAAGCAGGAGTTCATCCGCATGGGGATCACGCCCCATCTGGAGCATCGTCTGGTGAAGGTGACGCGCGCCGGCAATCGTTTCGCGGCGACGGTGCTGGATGAGCTGACCCACGACCTGCGTGAGATCCAGGTCGACCAGGTCATCGTCGAGATGGGGACGGTGCCCATGGACGACCTGTTCGAAGGGTTGCGGAGCCACGCCGGCAACCGCGGAGTCACCGACATTCCGGCCCTGCTGGCAAACAAGCCGCAACCCATGCGCAACGAAGGGTTCGAGCTGCATCGTATCGGGGATGCCGCCGGCAGTCGGAATGTCCATGCCGCCGTGCTCGATGCTCTGCGGCTGGCTCATGTGTGCTGA
- a CDS encoding LysR substrate-binding domain-containing protein, translating into MNLSHFEAFRAIMQTGTVSGAAEILGRSQPAVSRMMDRLEYEIGLTLFVRRKGRVSPTAAAHHLLDEVERAFVSLSSLQDFARRLQEGDESEVACSVMPALGIDFMPQVISRFLASHPRTRVTLNVRMSVNVEDWAATQQVDFGLAETPFKRSGFRTEPFSEAPYVAAVHADHPLAKRGEVRARDLAEFPLLSWSPFATVNRMLEEVMQSAGVRPRPICTTTFSSSICGMVRRGLGVGIVDPFTAAAQKGNGLCVLPFVPDIPCRVALLLPDTRPPTPLASALITYAEEERDLLLRGLFDKA; encoded by the coding sequence ATGAATCTCAGTCACTTCGAAGCCTTTCGCGCCATCATGCAGACGGGAACCGTAAGTGGCGCGGCGGAAATTCTCGGGCGCAGCCAGCCGGCGGTGAGCCGTATGATGGACCGCCTGGAGTACGAGATCGGCCTGACCCTGTTCGTCCGCCGCAAAGGTCGGGTGTCGCCGACCGCCGCGGCGCATCATCTGCTGGACGAGGTGGAACGCGCCTTCGTCTCGCTGTCCTCCCTGCAGGACTTCGCCCGCCGCCTGCAGGAAGGCGACGAGAGCGAGGTGGCCTGCTCCGTCATGCCGGCGCTCGGCATCGACTTCATGCCGCAGGTCATCAGCCGCTTCCTCGCCAGCCATCCGCGCACGCGCGTCACCCTGAACGTCCGCATGTCGGTCAACGTCGAGGATTGGGCGGCGACGCAGCAGGTGGATTTCGGCCTGGCGGAAACGCCTTTCAAACGGTCCGGTTTCCGCACGGAGCCGTTCAGCGAAGCTCCCTACGTCGCCGCCGTTCACGCCGATCATCCGCTGGCGAAGCGCGGCGAGGTCCGCGCGCGCGATCTGGCGGAGTTTCCCCTGCTGTCATGGTCTCCCTTCGCCACCGTGAACCGGATGCTGGAGGAGGTAATGCAGAGTGCGGGGGTGCGACCGCGTCCCATCTGCACCACCACCTTCTCCTCGTCCATCTGCGGCATGGTCAGGCGTGGGCTCGGCGTTGGAATCGTGGACCCCTTCACCGCGGCGGCGCAGAAAGGCAACGGCCTGTGCGTGCTGCCCTTCGTGCCGGACATCCCTTGCCGCGTCGCCCTGCTGCTGCCCGATACGCGCCCGCCGACGCCGCTCGCGAGCGCGCTCATCACGTATGCGGAAGAGGAGCGCGACCTCCTGCTGCGGGGGCTTTTCGACAAGGCGTGA
- a CDS encoding ABC transporter permease, with translation MAFALLRHVVTRSAGVLILALMGAAVVFFAMRAAPGDPALTALGEGASTETIAAFRARWNLDEPLLVQFGLWVANALRGDFGQSLSIASGTAVYSLFADRLPNTLFIGVYAIILAVLISLIAGTVAALNRGKIIDTVATSIAAAGISMPDFWIGYVLIYAFALGLGWFPAYGFISPVESLGGALLSGFLPALAIAAPMAASFTRILRSALIDNAHRDHVRVARSLGHGPSFIFLHHVLRNALIPFVTVIGLQVRYLLGGTVVIERIFGINGVGSLMIDAAFGRDYPIIQACALTFLLIVLLVNIVVDLICTMLNPRMR, from the coding sequence ATGGCTTTCGCACTCCTACGCCATGTCGTGACGCGAAGCGCCGGGGTGTTGATTCTGGCCCTGATGGGGGCGGCCGTGGTGTTTTTCGCCATGCGCGCCGCCCCCGGGGATCCGGCTTTGACGGCCCTTGGCGAAGGCGCCTCCACGGAAACCATCGCGGCCTTTCGGGCGCGATGGAATCTCGATGAACCTCTGCTCGTTCAGTTTGGGCTGTGGGTCGCAAACGCCCTGCGTGGAGATTTCGGACAGTCGCTGTCGATCGCTTCCGGAACGGCCGTGTACTCGCTGTTCGCCGACCGGCTGCCCAACACGCTCTTCATCGGTGTCTACGCCATCATCCTGGCGGTGCTGATTTCCCTCATCGCTGGCACCGTGGCGGCGCTCAACCGGGGGAAGATCATCGACACCGTTGCAACGTCGATCGCGGCGGCCGGCATCTCCATGCCGGATTTCTGGATCGGCTACGTGCTCATCTACGCCTTCGCGCTCGGCCTGGGCTGGTTTCCGGCCTACGGCTTCATCTCGCCGGTGGAATCCCTGGGGGGCGCCCTTCTCAGCGGATTCCTGCCGGCGCTTGCCATCGCGGCGCCGATGGCGGCCTCCTTCACGCGCATCCTGCGCTCCGCGCTGATCGACAACGCACACCGCGACCATGTGCGTGTCGCCCGATCGCTGGGGCACGGCCCAAGCTTCATCTTCCTGCACCATGTCCTGCGCAACGCGCTGATTCCCTTCGTCACCGTCATCGGCCTTCAGGTCCGCTACCTGCTCGGCGGCACGGTGGTCATCGAACGCATCTTCGGCATCAACGGCGTGGGATCCCTTATGATCGACGCCGCCTTCGGGCGGGACTATCCGATCATTCAGGCCTGCGCCCTCACGTTCCTGCTGATCGTCCTGCTCGTGAACATCGTCGTCGACCTGATCTGCACCATGCTGAACCCGAGGATGCGATGA
- a CDS encoding SDR family NAD(P)-dependent oxidoreductase translates to MRSEDRATPSVAVVVGGTKGMGRAASLALARDGFEVFACSRDRKDVDALCEEGRRADLRIDGAVCDVADEAALNGFIDAAAHRHGRIDTLVFAAGRAYPGNALELTSEDWDSCFRLNLRAPFLAAKRALPVMIAGGGGSLVFVSTIWAFTTPCDRLAYLTAKSGLTALVRGLAVDHGGQGIRANAVAPGYVDTEFLRRSIETVHGSAQTPEVLANVLKAHPMGRMVRPEEVAEAISFLAGERSNGFNGQTLIVDGGATTKFSLADAWRRNE, encoded by the coding sequence ATGAGAAGCGAGGATCGTGCAACCCCATCCGTTGCCGTGGTGGTCGGCGGAACGAAGGGAATGGGACGGGCCGCATCGCTGGCCTTGGCTCGGGACGGTTTCGAGGTCTTCGCCTGCAGTCGGGACCGGAAGGACGTCGATGCCCTGTGCGAGGAGGGGCGCCGGGCTGATCTGCGGATCGACGGGGCCGTCTGCGACGTCGCGGACGAAGCGGCCCTGAACGGCTTCATCGACGCGGCCGCCCACCGGCATGGGCGCATCGACACGCTCGTCTTCGCCGCGGGCCGGGCCTACCCCGGCAACGCGCTCGAACTCACCAGCGAGGACTGGGATTCCTGTTTCCGGCTCAACCTGCGCGCGCCGTTCCTTGCGGCGAAAAGGGCCTTGCCGGTGATGATCGCCGGCGGCGGAGGCTCTCTGGTGTTCGTCTCGACGATCTGGGCCTTCACGACGCCGTGCGACCGTTTGGCCTATCTGACGGCGAAGTCCGGATTGACGGCGCTCGTCCGCGGGCTGGCGGTCGATCACGGCGGCCAGGGCATTCGCGCCAACGCGGTCGCGCCGGGCTATGTCGACACGGAGTTCCTCCGGCGGTCCATCGAAACGGTTCACGGCAGCGCGCAGACGCCGGAGGTTCTGGCGAACGTGCTCAAGGCCCATCCCATGGGACGGATGGTCCGGCCGGAAGAGGTCGCCGAGGCGATAAGTTTCCTTGCCGGCGAACGGTCCAACGGCTTTAACGGCCAGACCTTGATCGTGGATGGCGGGGCGACGACCAAATTCTCGCTGGCCGACGCCTGGCGCCGGAATGAATGA
- a CDS encoding LysR substrate-binding domain-containing protein — MVTDAEKTPKGSARDIGYGQVRLSVRQLEAFRAFMLARTTNGAAAILGISQPAISRLIEQLERSLRFELFDRKNGRLVPTPEADIFFEEVERTFVSVDKISEIARDIQAARMGSLTVATMPALAHAFLPTVIARFARQHPQARISVLVFPSTKIEELVSAHHVDFGLGEFPFVRSGINAAEFCCTPYVLGMPAGHPLAALPQVSVTDLAGVPFISLSSNTAARHAIDQQFLMANVPREQYYDAQNSGVIAGMIAQGLGVGLIDPFTARDFQGRGIDVRPFEPNIPFRVGVLHPAHRPLSRVGREFLGMLQAIRKEWGIK, encoded by the coding sequence ATGGTGACGGATGCCGAGAAAACGCCGAAGGGCAGCGCCCGCGACATCGGCTATGGCCAGGTGCGGTTGAGCGTTCGCCAGCTCGAGGCGTTCCGGGCCTTCATGCTCGCCCGCACCACGAATGGGGCGGCTGCGATCCTCGGCATTTCCCAGCCGGCGATCTCGCGCTTGATCGAACAGCTCGAACGCTCGCTGCGCTTCGAGCTGTTCGACCGCAAGAACGGCCGCCTCGTCCCGACGCCGGAGGCCGACATCTTCTTCGAAGAGGTCGAACGGACGTTCGTTTCCGTCGACAAGATCTCGGAGATCGCGCGCGATATCCAGGCGGCCCGCATGGGCAGCCTCACCGTCGCGACCATGCCGGCTCTGGCGCACGCGTTTCTGCCGACGGTCATCGCTCGCTTCGCCAGGCAGCATCCCCAGGCTCGCATTTCGGTGCTGGTCTTCCCGTCCACGAAGATCGAGGAACTGGTCTCGGCCCACCACGTCGATTTCGGCCTGGGCGAGTTCCCCTTCGTCCGCAGCGGCATCAACGCCGCGGAGTTTTGCTGCACGCCCTACGTCCTCGGCATGCCGGCCGGGCACCCATTGGCGGCCTTGCCGCAGGTGTCGGTGACCGATCTGGCGGGCGTGCCGTTCATCTCGCTCAGCAGCAACACGGCGGCCCGGCACGCCATCGACCAGCAATTCCTGATGGCCAATGTGCCGCGAGAGCAATATTACGACGCCCAGAACTCCGGGGTAATCGCGGGCATGATCGCCCAAGGGCTCGGCGTCGGGCTGATCGATCCCTTTACGGCGCGGGATTTCCAGGGCCGCGGGATCGACGTGCGGCCGTTCGAACCGAACATCCCCTTCCGGGTCGGCGTCCTCCACCCCGCCCACCGTCCGCTCTCCCGGGTCGGCCGCGAATTCCTCGGGATGCTCCAGGCGATCCGGAAGGAATGGGGGATCAAGTGA